The genomic stretch GAGGGCGTCCAGTGCAAACCTGCCAATGGCAAAATCGGCCGATGTATATTCCAGCTGCATGGAAGCATTCATGTACCCTTTTTCGAGGTACTGGGCCAGATCAGGACGGGTTTCAATGGTCTGGGATCTTGCCCCCGGCACTTCAGCCCCCCTGCGCATAATGGCCAGCGCTTTACGGGTATCGAAATCTTTCACGCCAAAAGCATAGGCATTGGCCACCATGATAGCACTGGGATCGCCCTGCATGATGCCGGTCTCAAAATGGGCCAGCACCCAGCGGGGAAAGCTGCCACCAGACCGCTCTGCAAACAACAGGTGCGAAGTAATAATGTCACTGGTCTCTTTGGGCGCCAGGATACTGAGCAGCTGGATCTGGGTACGGTAAGTATCCCAGTTGCTCAGCATGGTGTAGTAATCGAACCCTTTTGCTTTATAGACCTTATGGTCGGACCCAACATACTCTCCATTCACATCACTATAGATGCTGGGATGGATCAGCGCATGGTACAGGTGTGTGTAGAACTGGATGGTACGGTCTTCGCTGCCACCACCGGCTTCAATCTTTCCGAGGTAACTGTTCCAGGCAGCCTTTGTACCAGCCACAACCTGGTCGAAATCAAAGCCGGGATTTTCCTTAGCCAGATTTTCACGGGCATTGGCCAGGGAGACATAAGAGATGCCAAACTTATATTGAACAGTCCTGCCGGCGGAAAGATCAAACGTGAAGTAAGCACCGGAATTGGCGCCACTGGCAGTATCGGCGGCTTTGTTCAGCTGCTGGCCGCTCCAGGTACCGGAACTAACCGCTTTTTGATCGAAGCTGGCTACAAAGTATATTTTATAAGGTGTGGGCGAACCACAGAAGGAGCCGCCATCGGCATAGCCCTCACAGGAGTTGGGACCGGTGATGCGGACATGGGCGTCTGTCATTTTATTAGCGTTGATCCCTGAACCGATCACAATGGTACCGCTATTGCCTGTAGGAAAATTATACCGGGCCATGCCAGTCCGCTTAGTCACCGTGAGCCGGGCGTCAATATTATTGTCCAGCTGTACACGGTAGTAACCTGCATTGGCCGTAACGGGTTTAAGCTGCTTATTCAGGTGATCCATGGCATCGGGCGATTGCTGCAGTTCGCCCATCACGGGCAGGCAGGGGAAATTACCCATATTAGGACAGCCCGCGCCGCTGAGCTGGTTGACCACAAAACCTTTTTGCGGGGCGAAGAAAGTGGGCGTGAACTGCACCATGCCGAAAGGATAGGCAGCACCGGGATCCGTAAAACCCGCTTCAAACTGCAGCTCGGTCTCACTGACACCTTTGCCTTTATTACCGATCAGGGTATTTACTTTGGCAGCATAGTCTGTTGTTGAAGATATGACACCGATCTTATTGTCAGCGGCAGGATCATACACGGCCACTCCTACCCTGCTGTCTGCACAACCATAATAGAGGAACCATTTTTTCTGGTGATAAACCAGCCCTTCCACGAATACCGTCCCGGCAGGGTACTGGCCGCTCTTTTCAAAGGATTCTGTTGGCACGAAAAAAGGCTTATCCAGTCGGCTGATTACCTTCGTGGGATCGTTCAGGTCAAACAGGACCTGACCGGCAGCATAGGTATTGGCGGTATAGTTGGGATCACCGGCTTTGCCGGCTTTGTTCTTGCCATTGTAGAGTACTACGATCCCCTTATCGGTGATCACGGCGGGGGGACCGCATTCTGTAAAGTCGCTGTCGAAATAATGAGGTCTTGGGGTGATTAAAAGTTTGAGCTTGCCTTTATCGTCCAGCATGGGTTCCCAGTTCTTAAGGTCATCGGAGGTAGCGATGTTCATGAATCTTTCGCCCCAGTACATCATGTATTTTCCATTCACCCTGGCGATCACCTGCCGACCGTTGACCAGTTTGGTGACAATGGACGCTGATTTGCTGAACAGGTCCGCAAATTTGCCATTGTAGGCCTTATAGAAAGCAGGGCCATGTTTGGTCCAGGTTTTCAGGTCGCGGGAATGGGCCACTGCCAGTCGGGCCACTTTCTTATTCCACTGGGTATACAGCATGACATAGGTCCCGTCTTCCGTCACTGCGATCCGCGGATCTTCACAGCCGCCGGGCCATTCAAACTCTTTCTGATTATCATTTGACGGATAAAAAACGGGGTGGGGACTGCGTTTCATGACAATACCATCCCTGCTTTCAGCAATACCCAACCTGGAAGTTCTCTGGCCGATGCCCACACCGGATTTGTCTTCGGCACGATAGAGCACATAGATCTTACCGTTCCTGACCGCAGCCGCCGGGTTGAAAACATCGTTTGATTCCCAGGCCACCTGTTTGCCGCTCATGGGATCCTTGAAGGTACTCTTAGCAAGGGGCGCTAATACGGGGTTAACACCGGCCGGCCGGATAAAGGGTCCCATTGCCCATTCGGGTAGCTGATCCTGCGCTGAGACCTGGGTAAATCCGAGAAGCAAGGCAATCGATGTTATGGCACCAATCCTGTTACATATCATGTTGAACAATTATTTTATGCATTTTCTGAATAACACGCGCTTTTCTTAAGTAACCTGACTGGCGCGTTCCTTCTATTGCTTACCCGATTTTAATTTGGGTACAATAAAAAAACGCCGGCAGCTACCTTCCAGGTACGCATTGCCGGCGCCAATTTTATACTGTTTTTATTTCTTCAACGCTACTACCAGCTCTTTATTCAGCTCATTGCTGACAGCTGCCAGTTTGCCATCTACCCAAACACAAAGCCTGCTTTGGTCGCCGGGCGTATTGGATTCCCAGTCCTTTTTCCAGATAATATCAATATCATGGTCATGGTACCGGAGATTCCCAAGATAGAAAAAATCCCATTTACCTTCCGGTAAAAGCGGATAGATGGAGAAGCGGTCTTCATGCATCGCTTTAAATCCTACCAGGTCCTCTATCACAATATCCGGGAAAGTGGAATGGAAATAATCCTGAGCGCCGCCAAAGCTCTTACCATCGCTGGGAATATAAAATTCACCGATGTTCAGCTGATCGGCGCCATGCAGCTTCACCAGTTTATCAATATGCATGTACAGCAGTTCCCGGTCGCTGGTGGAGGGTGCTGTTTTATAGTTCCGCAGATAGTTGGCGTAGGCTTTATAGACCACGGAATTCTGGAAAGGCCAGCCGCGACCATTCCAGGCATAGGCCTGCTCATTATAATAAGGATGCTGCTGCTCGGCGGTGGTCATACCGGACTTATTGTTAAATCCTTTATCTGACCCAAACATTTGCCAGGCTTTTTCATAGTGCTGAGCGGACTTCCGGGGGATCATATTAAAATACCAGGGCGTATATCCTACGGACTCACGAACACGGGCTTCATAATCCCGGATACCAAATTCATTGTCGCCGGCGCTATAGGTATTGAAGAATTGATCTTCTTCATTCCAGAGGACTTTCAGTACTTTATCCCGGAGAGTAGCCGCCCGGCCGGCATACCAGCTGGCTTTCTCCTGGTGGATGCCATCAATGCCATACATATTGGCCAGTGATTGCAGATTGCCATAGGAGTAACAGTTAACAGTGGGCCTGACCAGGTAAAAATCGGGATAACCTTTCCGGAAAGCCCGGGGATATTGTTTAGCCTGATCAGAGCGTTCGGCATTGCCGGTGGTCCCCCATTCCAGGTAATAATTCTTCCAGTTGTCTTTGGTGTACAGGCTGTAGGCGCCATCGCTGGCAATCAGTCCCAGTACGGCCGACAGGCTGAACTCCATCCCATCATAAAGGTCCAGGAACTTATACATGCCTTCGGTTTTGGAACCGGGTGTTTTTACTGTGAAGAGGCTGTCCCATACCTGCTGGTGCTTTTCCATAAAGGGCAGCATGTCCTGCATCCATTGCTTGTCAGGATGCACTTTCAGGAAGGCTTCGGCGCCATCGATCATCCAGCTGGAGAAGTGATGACTTTCCGGGCGGCTCTGGTAGGTCAGGAAATTGCCGTTCTCCCGCTGATCCAGGCGGGCGGCAGAGCCACGAATAAAATAATCAATGTAGGAACTTAAATATTTAGGATCGCGCAGCCAGCGCATATCATAGAACTGGTGCCCTGCCGGGCAGGCAATGGCGCCGCTCAGGGATGCCCAGGCCGGGGTTCCGAAGAACTCAGTGGCCACCCAGTATTTCTTTGCATCGATGGGATCATTGTATTCTTTGATATGCTTG from Candidatus Pseudobacter hemicellulosilyticus encodes the following:
- a CDS encoding GH92 family glycosyl hydrolase — protein: MLLGFTQVSAQDQLPEWAMGPFIRPAGVNPVLAPLAKSTFKDPMSGKQVAWESNDVFNPAAAVRNGKIYVLYRAEDKSGVGIGQRTSRLGIAESRDGIVMKRSPHPVFYPSNDNQKEFEWPGGCEDPRIAVTEDGTYVMLYTQWNKKVARLAVAHSRDLKTWTKHGPAFYKAYNGKFADLFSKSASIVTKLVNGRQVIARVNGKYMMYWGERFMNIATSDDLKNWEPMLDDKGKLKLLITPRPHYFDSDFTECGPPAVITDKGIVVLYNGKNKAGKAGDPNYTANTYAAGQVLFDLNDPTKVISRLDKPFFVPTESFEKSGQYPAGTVFVEGLVYHQKKWFLYYGCADSRVGVAVYDPAADNKIGVISSTTDYAAKVNTLIGNKGKGVSETELQFEAGFTDPGAAYPFGMVQFTPTFFAPQKGFVVNQLSGAGCPNMGNFPCLPVMGELQQSPDAMDHLNKQLKPVTANAGYYRVQLDNNIDARLTVTKRTGMARYNFPTGNSGTIVIGSGINANKMTDAHVRITGPNSCEGYADGGSFCGSPTPYKIYFVASFDQKAVSSGTWSGQQLNKAADTASGANSGAYFTFDLSAGRTVQYKFGISYVSLANARENLAKENPGFDFDQVVAGTKAAWNSYLGKIEAGGGSEDRTIQFYTHLYHALIHPSIYSDVNGEYVGSDHKVYKAKGFDYYTMLSNWDTYRTQIQLLSILAPKETSDIITSHLLFAERSGGSFPRWVLAHFETGIMQGDPSAIMVANAYAFGVKDFDTRKALAIMRRGAEVPGARSQTIETRPDLAQYLEKGYMNASMQLEYTSADFAIGRFALDALNDQSLYRQYLKRAQSWKNLYNPATTWLNSRNPDGSWKNYNDDWREATYNSYFWMIPYNLKSLIDTIGGKKAAEKRLDTLFRKLNATYYEEWFAAGNEPDFQAPWSYNWAGAPYKTQALVKRIIAEQYSNRDNGLPGNDDLGAMGAWYVFANMGLFPMIPGYGGFSLNSPGFPEIKIHLPKGTLRITGGSEGKPYIQSLQVNGTAFNSTWLPWETISKGGKLDFQLGDQPNTSWGTAAEPPSFE
- a CDS encoding trehalase family glycosidase; the encoded protein is MKRAFKQMVPLLPATTIVLLMGGLLVSCSSQQQLTKNAAYNSELLRLKENARKELSTDAAEFNGYKDRPNPDGPFNASNNTAFLQDNVPLFLSSDKAITRVYNYRWWMISKHIKEYNDPIDAKKYWVATEFFGTPAWASLSGAIACPAGHQFYDMRWLRDPKYLSSYIDYFIRGSAARLDQRENGNFLTYQSRPESHHFSSWMIDGAEAFLKVHPDKQWMQDMLPFMEKHQQVWDSLFTVKTPGSKTEGMYKFLDLYDGMEFSLSAVLGLIASDGAYSLYTKDNWKNYYLEWGTTGNAERSDQAKQYPRAFRKGYPDFYLVRPTVNCYSYGNLQSLANMYGIDGIHQEKASWYAGRAATLRDKVLKVLWNEEDQFFNTYSAGDNEFGIRDYEARVRESVGYTPWYFNMIPRKSAQHYEKAWQMFGSDKGFNNKSGMTTAEQQHPYYNEQAYAWNGRGWPFQNSVVYKAYANYLRNYKTAPSTSDRELLYMHIDKLVKLHGADQLNIGEFYIPSDGKSFGGAQDYFHSTFPDIVIEDLVGFKAMHEDRFSIYPLLPEGKWDFFYLGNLRYHDHDIDIIWKKDWESNTPGDQSRLCVWVDGKLAAVSNELNKELVVALKK